The Helicobacter sp. MIT 21-1697 genome segment ATTACCCGGCATTGGGCTTTATAGTATTCAAGGTATTGCAAATCACGATTACCCTGTGATTGAATGTTTTATTGTGGTATTAAGTTTTTGTTTTGTGCTTTGTAATGGCGTAGTAGATGTTTTCTATGGATTGCTTGACCCGCGCATACGCAAGCAAATGGAAAACACACAAAATGCATCAAAAGAGGGGATATGAATAATACTATTAAGATGAGTTGGTGGGGCAAAGGTGCATTTGTAGGTGTTGGGATTCTTATGCTCTTGGCTCTTTTTACTCCATTTCTTGCTCCATATACCCCAGATATGCAGGATTTGGAATATCGGTTTGCACCTATAAGTGTGCAACATTGGCTTGGCACAGATTATTTAGGGAGGGATATATTTTCCCGACTTTTATATGGTGCAAGACTTTCGCTTGGTTGTGCATTTGTTATTTTAGGTTGGATTGTGCTGTTGGGCATAAGTGTAGGTGGGTTATGTGGCTTTATTGGTGGGCGCATTGATACTCTATGTATGCGTGTGTGTGATGTATTCTTGAGTGTGCCAACTATTGCTCTGTCATTGTTTTTGATAGGTATTTTAGGTGCTGGATTAGAAAATGTGATAATTGCCATTGTGCTTACACATTGGGCTTGGTATGCAAGAATTGTGCGTAGCATTGTATTTAGTCTCAAAAATAAAGAATATGTCTTGCTCTCCTATACCTTTGGCACAAGTGGGTGGCAGAGATTTAGGCGACATATTCTCACTCCTATCCTCTGTCAATGTGTGGTGCTTGCAAGTATGGATATAGGGCATATTATGCTTCATATTGCTGGATTGTCATTTTTAGGACTTGGTGTGCAACCACCTACGCCTGAATGGGGCATTATGCTTAGTGAAGCTAAAGATTATATGTGGGATTACCCCTCGCTTATTATTTATCCGGGAATAGCACTTTTTATCAGCGTGGCTTTATGTAATTTATTAGGTGAAGCATTAAGAGATTATTTTGGTGTGCAAAATAGCCTTGATGACCAATCAAGTGAAGAATCTAAACATATAAAAGATACCAAAATACATCTTGATTCTAAGATAACCCCTCTTACTCAAGCACAAATTTTGCACATTCACGATTTAAGTATTTGCCTAGATTCTCATCATCTTGTCTCTCATCTTAATGTATCTATGAAACGCGGTGAATGTGTGGCATTACTTGGCAAAAGCGGAAGTGGAAAGTCTATAAGTGCCCTTGCTTTGCAAGGATTCCTTGCTTCTAATTTAAGCCAGATAAGTGGTAAGATTATGCTTGATGATAAAGTGATTAATCCTGCACTTTATCGCTCGCTTGCTTTTTCTTGCATTATGCAGAATCCACGCACTTGTTTTAATCCACTTTTAAGTATCGCTCATCATTTTAAAGAAACACTTAAATCTCTTCATAAGCCTTATAATCAAACCTTTGTCGCACAATGTGTTAGAGAATCTGGATTAGATGAGCAAGTGCTTACTATGTATCCATTTGAATTAAGCGGCGGTATGTTGCAACGCGTAATGATAGCCTTAGCATTGCTCACCCAAGCTCCATTCATCATCGCTGATGAACCAAGTAGCGATTTGGATAGAGATATAGCATTTGAGATTCTTCAAACCTTGCGTAGGTTACAACAACAGCGAGGACTTGGTATTTTGCTTATCACACACGATTTGGAAGTAGTTGCCTATATGGCTCAATATGTGTATGTAATGGATAAAGGCAAGGTTATAGAAGAAGTTTCTCTTAGCAAAGATTTTTGTTCTTATGTGCCTAAGAGCGCGACTCTAAAGCACTTAAAAGATATATGTGAGAGTAATTTGCTCACAAAGGAAAGTGCGCTATGTTAAGGCTCTGTAATGTATCATATCAATATAAATCATACAGATTCTTTAGCACGACACAAAAAGCAGTGCTCAAGCATATCTCTTTGAATCTTTGTGCGGGAGAGAGTCTTGCAATAATGGGGGCAAGTGGTTGTGGTAAAAGCACATTGGCACAAATTGCTTGTGGATTACTCACTCCAACGCGTGATGAATTAGGGCAAGTGGGCAAGGTATATGTAAATGAACAATTACTTAACCTTAATTCACTTCGTGCAAGACGTTTATTTTATGCACAAGTGCAGATTCTCTTTCAAGATGCCATAGGTTCGCTTAATCCGCGTTTGAATTGTTTTGAGAATCTTATTGAGCCACTTTTGTATTTGCGTGGCATAGCCTATAAAGATTGTTTAAAATATATTGAGCCATTGCTTGAGCGTGTGGGATTACATACAGAGATTTTGGACAAAAATGTAGCAATGATTTCAGGAGGTGAAGCACAAAGAATCTGCCTTATACGCGCTTTGCTCGTTAATCCAAAACTCCTTATCCTTGATGAGAGCACTTCGGGACTTGATTATGAGCTATGTTTGGAGGTTATTGCATTTCTTAAAGCTTGGCAAAAACAACACAAAAGTGCTATTTTGCTTATCACACACGATAAGCATATCGCTCAAAAATTATGCGAGAATCTCAAATATATAAAAAATGGAGCATTATGTGATTTAGCTTAAAGCCAAATCTTTTTTGAATTGAAGCAATCGCTCGCTTTGGGTATCTAATGCTTTAATGATAATAGCTCCATTATTTGTGCTTATACCGACATTTAAGGAGCTATTTTTGATTTTTTCCTCTAAGATGTGAAGGTCTAGTAAATCATCACATATCACCATACTCAAGGTGTGGGTATATTTATCAAAGAGGCAGGGATTTTGCATATCCATTTGCGTGGGTTTAAGATGAGTGTTTTCAAAAAAAACCAATTCATTTTCTTTGTATATGCGAAGCCTTGAGCAGAGTTCCGTAAAATCAAATATTTCACCGCACGCTACTCTGCCTGCGCATATTATCTCGCTGTAATGCAATCTAGCATTTTTACTCAAATAAACATCAGTAGTATTTTTAAATGAAGAATCTTTAAAGGGCAAAAGAGGCAAGGGTGCATAATCTAAAAAGGCATTTTCCTCTACTTGAATGTGAGTATGTTTGCTTGCATAGCCATCTTGTGTGTCGTGTATTTTTTCATAACTTTGTGAGATTAATCGGATTTTGCTTTCTTTGCCAATGTGTATGTGAATATCTTGACAATCATCTTTAAGTAGTCCAGCAGAGACTGATATAAGCATAATTTCAGCTATATCCTCATCTTCTAATGGGCTTATTATCTTAAGAGGAGGCGTAAAAAACATCTCCTCAATGATATTTTTACCATTTAAGCCTTTTTTTGTTTTGAGTTTTAAAGTGCTTTTTTGTGCAAAGTTACTCATATATCTTCCAAAAGCGCATATTTTTTTATCCATTCCACGACAGCACCAATGCCTTCTTTGGCACGGATATTTGTGAATAAAAAAGGCTTATCCCCGCGCATTTTTCTTGCATCTGATTCCATTATGTGCAGATTTGCACCAACATAAGGAGCTAAGTCAATTTTGTTGATAATAAGCAAATCTGAACGCATAATACCCGGTCCGCCTTTTCTTGGGATTTTATCCCCTTGTGCTACATCAATGACAAAGATTGTAAAATCTGCTAATTCTGGACTAAATGTAGCAGAGAGATTATCGCCACCACTTTCTATAAAGAGAATCTCAATATCAGGAAATCGCTCCAGCATTTCCTCTACTGCTTCAAGATTCATAGAGGCATCTTCTCTAATGGCTGTGTGAGGACAACCACCTGTTTCTACGCCGATAATTCTTTCATTTGGAAGCACAGAATTTTTGCTCATAAATTCTGCGTCTTCGTGCGTATAAATATCATTAGTAATAACAGCAAGAGAGTATTGTGTGTGCATTAAACGCGTAAGAGATTCTATTAAAGCAGTTTTGCCGCTTCCCACAGGTCCGCATATACCTATTTTTACCATTTATTCTCCTTTATGACATATATAATCTTGTGTGCAAATATTGATGTTGCATTGCTTTAATATCACTTGCAATAGCGCTATTGCACAAATCTTGCTTTGTGAGAGATGTAAGCTTTTGACATAATATAAAAAATTCCTCGTGTAAAGAAGCAAGTATCTCCTGCCCATCGCTTTGGGCAAGTGGGATAAGTTTCACGCAATTTGTGAGGGTATGAGAGGCTTGAGCATATAAGTAATGTTGTATGCACTCTTGCTCATTAAGTTGATATGAGGTGCAAAATACACCATAGGCAACTGCATAAATATGATGAATGCTTGCTTGTGTATATGATTGAAATAAGGCATTTTGTTGCAACTTCATAGCTTGAATAGTTTTTATAAAACGCGCTCCAAGCTTTTGTATAGCACTTTTTACTTGTTTTGCCACACTTGCTGCTGCGATGATAGATTCTATTTCAAGGATTTCCTCCAAAGAATGAGATTGCTGAATAAGCTTTATAGCTAATAAGTCTGTATGCAAAACTTGAGTATGCAAATAGGCTTTAAGATAATCTTTTGCATCATATTTATTTTTTATCCTTCCTGATTGCACATAGCTCTCTAGTCCAAAAGAATGCGTGTAATTGCCTATGGGAAAAAGCGCATCATTAATTTGTAGAAGCAAAAAATTCACCTTAATCCTTTTTGCATAATTTTATACCAAAATGCGGACTTTGAGTAAGCTTTGGCTCACGCATAAGAGGAGAGGTAAGATTGATTCTATTTTGAGAATCTAACACACACCATTTTTTTTCAAATGCAATACCTCTTTTTTGGCAGATTCTTTGCAATGGCATCTCAAAAGGTGCTTGAAGCTCCATTGTATTTTTATCATAAAAAAGCGGTATATGCAAATTGCCAATTTCATAACAGAGTGTTATCATAGTATCCCAATCTATTGGCTGCATAGAAAGCACCCAAGTGGGCAAAATAGAGATAATAATTGCCCTATGCGTATCTAAAAAGAGTATATCCCCATCATTTAAGCCACCTTTTGGCACTTGGGCAAGCTTCATCGCTATAACTTGCCCATTTTGTGAGCTTAAACGCGCAATTTTTTTTCTTGTATCATACCAATCCACTTGCACTCTATCAATTTCTAAATGTGTTGTATCTATGTCTTTGATATTGCCAAGAATATGCTCCACTTGCATTAATGCCAATATCCTATAAGGATAAGCCACGCAGGAATCCACGCGGTAAAGATTCCCTCTGCAATAGCTAAGTAAGGCACGAATTTAAGTTCAATTTTTAAAACACTTTCAATCCAGCCTGTGAGCCACAAAATGCCCCAAGCAATCCATATATAAGCAAAGGCTATACTTTCTTGTGTGCCTTCGTTATAGCTTAGATAGGCTGCGGGGATAGCATTTATTGCAACAAACAAACTATACCAACCATAAGCTCTTATATCAAGGTTAAAAAGATTGTTGCAGGCTATAAAAAGATAAGTAAAACCAAAGAGTAATCCAGTAGCCGCCGCATAAAAGTCATCAAAGCCATTATCGCTTACACTTCCATGCACAATCACTATGATATTTATAAAAACAGAGAGCAATCCTACAAAAATATTCATTATTGAAGCACTTTTGCCATCAATTTGCGTGAGGCGACAAATGCCATTATTGATAAGCACAATAGCTACATACATTAATACAATACCTAACATATTTTCTCCTTAAAATAAACAATAAAGTTGTCCCAAAGATACCTTATCAACAGGCTTAGAAGTAATTTTTGTATTATTTACTTTCACCTCATAAGTTTCAGGATTGACTTCAATGGGCGTAATCACATCATTAAACTTCATATCTTTTTTTGCAATAGTGCGACAATTTTTTACAGGCAAAAGCATTCTTTCAAGTCCAAGTTCCTCCTTGAGACGAGAATCATAAGCAATTTGTGAGACAAAAGTAATGGCACAATTATATTTTGCTTTGCCATAGCTACCAAACATTGGCGCATAATGAACGGGTTCGGGAGTAGGGATAGAAGCATTAGCATCTCCTATTTTTGCTGCCACAATCATTCCATTTTTAAGAATCATCTCTGGCTTTATACCAAACATACTTGGTTTCCAAAGCACCAAGTCCGCAAATTTACCTACTTCAACAGAGCCTACATATTCTGAAATCCCGTGAGCAATGGCTGGGTTAATAGTGTATTTGGAAATATATCTTTTGATTCTAAAATTATCATTTTCCCCATTTTCTTCTTTTAAAGCTCCAAATTCATTTTTGCATTTATCTGCGGTTTGCCAAGTTCTCGTGATGACTTCGCCCACTCTACCCATAGCTTGAGAATCCGAGCTTGTAATTGAGAAAATCCCCATATCGTGGAGTGTGTCTTCTGCGGCAATGGTTTCTGGGCGGATTCTGCTATCAGCAAATGCGACATCTTCTTTGATTTTTTTATCTAAGTGATGACATACCATAAGCATATCTAAATGCTCATCGGCTGTATTTTTTGTAAATGGAATTGTGGGATTTGTAGAAGCAGGGAGGATATTTGGTTCTCCTGCAGCCTTAATAATATCTGGGGCGTGTCCTCCACCAGCACCTTCTGTGTGGAATGTGTGGATAGTTCTCCCTGCGATTGCCCTCATCGTATCTTCAACACAGCCACTTTCATTGAGTGTGTCTGTATGAATAGCTACTTGCACATCATATTTTTGGGCAACATTTAAGGCGTGATTAATCGCAGCAGGAGTAGAACCCCAATCTTCATGAACCTTTAATCCCAATGCTCCAGCTTTAATTTGCTCCTCTAATGCTTCTTCATTGGAGCTATTGCCTTTGCCCAAAAATCCTAGATTCATAGCATAGCCTTCAGCAGCACGCAACATTTGGTGCATATTCCACTTTCCGGGTGTGCAGGTAGTCGCATTTGTGCCTGCTGCTGGTCCTGTGCCTCCGCCAATCATTGTTGTTATGCCACTATAAAGTGCAGTTGGAATCTGCGTAGGAGAGATAAAATGAATATGCGTATCAATGCCACCAGCAGTAATAATTTGTCCCTCTCCTGCTATAACTTCTGTTGCTGTTCCTACAACCATTGCTTCAGACACATTATCTTGTGTATCTGGATTTCCAGCTTTGCCAATACCCACGATTTTTCCATTTTTAATGCCAATATCAGCCTTGTAAATCCCTGTATAATCAATAATCATTGCATTTGTGATGACTACATCAAGCTCATTTTCATAAGTGCTTGCGCTTTGAGCCATACCATCGCGGATAGTTTTCCCTCCACCAAATTTAATCTCCTCACCATAAAGTGTCCAGTCTTTTTCAATTTCTGCAAATAAGTTTGTATCGCCTAAGCGCACCTTATCTCCTGTGGTTGGTCCATACATAGAAACATATTGTTTTCTTGAAATCTTAATCATTTTTTCTCCTTAATATAAATTAGTGTATAAAATGCTTTTTTGCAGCGTTTGTGAGACATTGTTCTTTGTTTTTTTCGCTTGTGTGCATATTTGTTAAGTCGTTAAATCCAATAATTGTTTGTTTGCCACCAAAATCAATAAGATTCACACTTTTTTCCTCACCGGGTTCAAAACGCACAGATGTGCCAGAGGGAATATCTAAGCGTTTGCCAAAGCTTTGAGCCCTATCAAATTCTAAGAGCGCATTGACTTCAAAGAAATGAAAATGAGAGCCTACTTGTATCGGTCTATCGCCTTTGTGAGTAACTTTGATGCTTATAGATTCTTTATTGGCATTAAGCGT includes the following:
- the nikC gene encoding nickel ABC transporter permease subunit NikC, coding for MNNTIKMSWWGKGAFVGVGILMLLALFTPFLAPYTPDMQDLEYRFAPISVQHWLGTDYLGRDIFSRLLYGARLSLGCAFVILGWIVLLGISVGGLCGFIGGRIDTLCMRVCDVFLSVPTIALSLFLIGILGAGLENVIIAIVLTHWAWYARIVRSIVFSLKNKEYVLLSYTFGTSGWQRFRRHILTPILCQCVVLASMDIGHIMLHIAGLSFLGLGVQPPTPEWGIMLSEAKDYMWDYPSLIIYPGIALFISVALCNLLGEALRDYFGVQNSLDDQSSEESKHIKDTKIHLDSKITPLTQAQILHIHDLSICLDSHHLVSHLNVSMKRGECVALLGKSGSGKSISALALQGFLASNLSQISGKIMLDDKVINPALYRSLAFSCIMQNPRTCFNPLLSIAHHFKETLKSLHKPYNQTFVAQCVRESGLDEQVLTMYPFELSGGMLQRVMIALALLTQAPFIIADEPSSDLDRDIAFEILQTLRRLQQQRGLGILLITHDLEVVAYMAQYVYVMDKGKVIEEVSLSKDFCSYVPKSATLKHLKDICESNLLTKESALC
- a CDS encoding urease accessory protein UreD — its product is MSNFAQKSTLKLKTKKGLNGKNIIEEMFFTPPLKIISPLEDEDIAEIMLISVSAGLLKDDCQDIHIHIGKESKIRLISQSYEKIHDTQDGYASKHTHIQVEENAFLDYAPLPLLPFKDSSFKNTTDVYLSKNARLHYSEIICAGRVACGEIFDFTELCSRLRIYKENELVFFENTHLKPTQMDMQNPCLFDKYTHTLSMVICDDLLDLHILEEKIKNSSLNVGISTNNGAIIIKALDTQSERLLQFKKDLALS
- the ureB gene encoding urease subunit beta, producing MIKISRKQYVSMYGPTTGDKVRLGDTNLFAEIEKDWTLYGEEIKFGGGKTIRDGMAQSASTYENELDVVITNAMIIDYTGIYKADIGIKNGKIVGIGKAGNPDTQDNVSEAMVVGTATEVIAGEGQIITAGGIDTHIHFISPTQIPTALYSGITTMIGGGTGPAAGTNATTCTPGKWNMHQMLRAAEGYAMNLGFLGKGNSSNEEALEEQIKAGALGLKVHEDWGSTPAAINHALNVAQKYDVQVAIHTDTLNESGCVEDTMRAIAGRTIHTFHTEGAGGGHAPDIIKAAGEPNILPASTNPTIPFTKNTADEHLDMLMVCHHLDKKIKEDVAFADSRIRPETIAAEDTLHDMGIFSITSSDSQAMGRVGEVITRTWQTADKCKNEFGALKEENGENDNFRIKRYISKYTINPAIAHGISEYVGSVEVGKFADLVLWKPSMFGIKPEMILKNGMIVAAKIGDANASIPTPEPVHYAPMFGSYGKAKYNCAITFVSQIAYDSRLKEELGLERMLLPVKNCRTIAKKDMKFNDVITPIEVNPETYEVKVNNTKITSKPVDKVSLGQLYCLF
- a CDS encoding ATP-binding cassette domain-containing protein, which codes for MLRLCNVSYQYKSYRFFSTTQKAVLKHISLNLCAGESLAIMGASGCGKSTLAQIACGLLTPTRDELGQVGKVYVNEQLLNLNSLRARRLFYAQVQILFQDAIGSLNPRLNCFENLIEPLLYLRGIAYKDCLKYIEPLLERVGLHTEILDKNVAMISGGEAQRICLIRALLVNPKLLILDESTSGLDYELCLEVIAFLKAWQKQHKSAILLITHDKHIAQKLCENLKYIKNGALCDLA
- the ureG gene encoding urease accessory protein UreG, whose amino-acid sequence is MVKIGICGPVGSGKTALIESLTRLMHTQYSLAVITNDIYTHEDAEFMSKNSVLPNERIIGVETGGCPHTAIREDASMNLEAVEEMLERFPDIEILFIESGGDNLSATFSPELADFTIFVIDVAQGDKIPRKGGPGIMRSDLLIINKIDLAPYVGANLHIMESDARKMRGDKPFLFTNIRAKEGIGAVVEWIKKYALLEDI
- the ureE gene encoding urease accessory protein UreE — its product is MQVEHILGNIKDIDTTHLEIDRVQVDWYDTRKKIARLSSQNGQVIAMKLAQVPKGGLNDGDILFLDTHRAIIISILPTWVLSMQPIDWDTMITLCYEIGNLHIPLFYDKNTMELQAPFEMPLQRICQKRGIAFEKKWCVLDSQNRINLTSPLMREPKLTQSPHFGIKLCKKD
- a CDS encoding urease accessory protein UreF, which encodes MNFLLLQINDALFPIGNYTHSFGLESYVQSGRIKNKYDAKDYLKAYLHTQVLHTDLLAIKLIQQSHSLEEILEIESIIAAASVAKQVKSAIQKLGARFIKTIQAMKLQQNALFQSYTQASIHHIYAVAYGVFCTSYQLNEQECIQHYLYAQASHTLTNCVKLIPLAQSDGQEILASLHEEFFILCQKLTSLTKQDLCNSAIASDIKAMQHQYLHTRLYMS
- a CDS encoding AmiS/UreI family transporter, translating into MLGIVLMYVAIVLINNGICRLTQIDGKSASIMNIFVGLLSVFINIIVIVHGSVSDNGFDDFYAAATGLLFGFTYLFIACNNLFNLDIRAYGWYSLFVAINAIPAAYLSYNEGTQESIAFAYIWIAWGILWLTGWIESVLKIELKFVPYLAIAEGIFTAWIPAWLILIGYWH